A genomic stretch from Halichoerus grypus chromosome 5, mHalGry1.hap1.1, whole genome shotgun sequence includes:
- the RPA2 gene encoding replication protein A 32 kDa subunit isoform X2, which translates to MFKIGNVEISQVTIVGIIRHAEKAPTNIVYKIDDMTAAPMDVRQWVDTDDASSENIVVPPETYVKVAGHLRSFQNKKSLVAFKIMPLEDMNEFTTHILEVVNAHMILSKSNSQPPAGRAPISSPGMGETGNFGGNSSMPANGLTVAQNQVLNLIKACPRPEGLNFHDLKNQLQHMTVASIKQAVDFLSNEGHIYSTVDDDHFKSTDAD; encoded by the exons ATGTTCAAAATTGGGAATGTTGAGATCTCACAG GTCACTATTGTGGGTATAATCAGACATGCAGAAAAGGCCCCAACCAACATCGTGTACAAAATAGATGACATGACGGCTGCACCCATGGATGTTCGCCAGTGGGTTGACACAGAT gATGCCAGCAGTGAAAACATAGTGGTTCCTCCAGAGACATATGTGAAAGTAGCTGGCCATCTGAGATCTTTTCAG aaCAAAAAAAGCCTTGTAGCCTTTAAGATCATGCCTCTGGAGGATATGAATGAGTTCACCACACATATTCTGGAAGTTGTCAATGCACACATGATCCTGAGCAAATCTAACAGCCAG CCCCCAGCAGGGAGAGCACCTATCAGCAGTCcaggaatgggtgaaacagggaACTTTGGTGGGAATAGCTCCATGCCAGCAAATGGCCTCACTGTGGCCCAAAACCAG GTGCTGAATTTGATTAAGGCTTGTCCAAGACCTGAAGGATTAAACTTTCATGATCTCAAGAACCAGCTCCAACACATGACTGTAGCCTCAATAAA GCAAGCTGTGGATTTTCTTAGCAACGAGGGACACATCTATTCCACTGTGGACGATGATCATTTTAAATCCACAGATGCAGACTAA
- the RPA2 gene encoding replication protein A 32 kDa subunit isoform X1, whose translation MWFSGSESYSSSSFGGAGGYTQSPGGFGSPTPSQVEKKSRVRAQHIVPCTISQLLSATLVDEMFKIGNVEISQVTIVGIIRHAEKAPTNIVYKIDDMTAAPMDVRQWVDTDDASSENIVVPPETYVKVAGHLRSFQNKKSLVAFKIMPLEDMNEFTTHILEVVNAHMILSKSNSQPPAGRAPISSPGMGETGNFGGNSSMPANGLTVAQNQVLNLIKACPRPEGLNFHDLKNQLQHMTVASIKQAVDFLSNEGHIYSTVDDDHFKSTDAD comes from the exons GTGGATCTGAAAGCTACAGCAGCTCCTCCTTTGGCGGAGCGGGCGGCTACACGCAGTCGCCCGGGGGCTTTGGATCGCCGACACCTTCGCAGGTTGAAAAGAAATCA aggGTCCGAGCCCAGCACATTGTACCCTGTACCATATCTCAGCTGCTTTCTGCCACTCTGGTTGATGAAATGTTCAAAATTGGGAATGTTGAGATCTCACAG GTCACTATTGTGGGTATAATCAGACATGCAGAAAAGGCCCCAACCAACATCGTGTACAAAATAGATGACATGACGGCTGCACCCATGGATGTTCGCCAGTGGGTTGACACAGAT gATGCCAGCAGTGAAAACATAGTGGTTCCTCCAGAGACATATGTGAAAGTAGCTGGCCATCTGAGATCTTTTCAG aaCAAAAAAAGCCTTGTAGCCTTTAAGATCATGCCTCTGGAGGATATGAATGAGTTCACCACACATATTCTGGAAGTTGTCAATGCACACATGATCCTGAGCAAATCTAACAGCCAG CCCCCAGCAGGGAGAGCACCTATCAGCAGTCcaggaatgggtgaaacagggaACTTTGGTGGGAATAGCTCCATGCCAGCAAATGGCCTCACTGTGGCCCAAAACCAG GTGCTGAATTTGATTAAGGCTTGTCCAAGACCTGAAGGATTAAACTTTCATGATCTCAAGAACCAGCTCCAACACATGACTGTAGCCTCAATAAA GCAAGCTGTGGATTTTCTTAGCAACGAGGGACACATCTATTCCACTGTGGACGATGATCATTTTAAATCCACAGATGCAGACTAA